Proteins from one Amycolatopsis benzoatilytica AK 16/65 genomic window:
- a CDS encoding flavin monoamine oxidase family protein, whose amino-acid sequence MTSAVPAALHAEEPAGKPITMFGPDFPFAYDDYLAHPAGLGSVPERAHGTEVAVIGGGLSGIVTGYELMKLGLRPVLYEIDGLGGRLRTHRFPGLPDDVVAEMGAMRFPPSSTSLFHYIDKVGLETTPFPNPLSPATPSTVVDLKGQSHYARTPEDLPGVYGEVADAWQRTLDDHASFAEMQKAIRDRDVPAIKRIWNDLVPRLDNQTFYGFLCDSPAFSSFQHREIFGQVGFGTGGWDTDFPNSILEILRVVYTGADDEHRSIAGGSEQLPHRLWERVPERLAHWPAGTSLAALHENGRPRPGVTRLHRTAPNNITVTDQSGHIRTFGAAVFTAQSWMLLSKIECDEALFPIDHWTAIERTHYMASSKVFVPVDRPFWLDPDPATGRDTMSMTLTDRMPRGTYLLGDDPDRPAVICLSYTWADDSLKWLPLSVSDRVEVMLQSLREIYPGVDVRRHIVGDPVTVSWEAEPHFMGAFKANLPGHYRYQHRLFTHFVQDSLPERYRGLFLAGDDISWTAGWAEGAVQTALNAVWGVLRHFGGATDAANPGPGDRFADLAPVELPD is encoded by the coding sequence ATGACCTCCGCAGTTCCCGCCGCGCTCCACGCCGAGGAGCCGGCCGGCAAGCCGATCACGATGTTCGGCCCCGATTTTCCGTTCGCCTACGACGATTACCTGGCGCACCCGGCCGGGCTCGGCTCGGTGCCGGAGCGGGCGCACGGCACCGAGGTCGCGGTGATCGGCGGCGGGCTGTCCGGGATCGTGACCGGCTACGAACTGATGAAGCTCGGGCTGCGGCCGGTCCTGTACGAGATCGACGGGCTCGGCGGGCGGCTGCGCACGCACCGCTTCCCGGGGCTGCCCGACGACGTGGTCGCCGAGATGGGCGCGATGCGATTCCCGCCGTCCTCCACCTCGCTGTTCCACTACATCGACAAGGTGGGGCTGGAGACCACGCCGTTCCCCAATCCGCTTTCGCCGGCGACGCCGAGCACGGTGGTCGACCTCAAGGGCCAGAGCCATTACGCGCGCACGCCGGAAGATCTGCCCGGCGTGTACGGCGAAGTCGCCGATGCCTGGCAGCGGACGCTCGACGACCATGCTTCGTTCGCCGAGATGCAGAAGGCGATCCGCGACCGCGACGTCCCGGCGATCAAGCGGATCTGGAATGACCTGGTGCCTCGGCTGGACAACCAGACGTTCTACGGATTCCTTTGCGACTCCCCGGCTTTTTCGTCCTTTCAGCACCGAGAGATCTTCGGCCAGGTCGGATTCGGCACTGGCGGCTGGGACACCGACTTCCCGAACTCGATCCTCGAGATCCTTCGCGTCGTCTACACCGGCGCGGACGACGAACACCGCAGCATCGCCGGCGGCAGCGAGCAGCTCCCGCACCGGCTGTGGGAGCGCGTACCGGAGCGGCTGGCGCACTGGCCGGCCGGCACCAGTCTGGCTGCGCTGCACGAAAACGGCCGGCCGCGCCCGGGCGTGACCCGGCTGCACCGCACCGCGCCGAACAACATCACCGTGACCGACCAGTCCGGGCACATCCGCACGTTCGGCGCGGCGGTGTTCACCGCGCAGAGCTGGATGCTGCTGTCCAAGATCGAATGCGACGAAGCGCTGTTCCCGATCGACCACTGGACCGCCATCGAGCGCACCCATTACATGGCCAGCTCCAAAGTGTTCGTGCCGGTCGACCGCCCGTTCTGGCTCGACCCGGACCCGGCCACCGGCCGCGACACGATGAGCATGACGCTCACCGACCGGATGCCGCGCGGCACCTACCTGCTCGGCGACGACCCGGACCGGCCCGCGGTGATCTGCCTTTCCTACACCTGGGCAGACGATTCGCTGAAGTGGCTTCCGCTCAGCGTGTCCGACCGGGTCGAGGTGATGCTGCAGTCGCTGCGCGAGATCTACCCGGGCGTGGACGTGCGCCGGCACATCGTGGGCGACCCGGTCACCGTGTCCTGGGAGGCCGAACCGCATTTCATGGGCGCGTTCAAGGCGAACCTTCCCGGCCATTACCGCTACCAGCACCGGCTTTTCACCCACTTCGTGCAGGATTCGCTGCCCGAGCGCTACCGCGGGCTGTTCCTCGCCGGCGACGACATCTCGTGGACCGCCGGCTGGGCCGAGGGCGCGGTGCAGACCGCGCTGAACGCGGTGTGGGGCGTGCTGCGGCACTTCGGCGGCGCGACCGACGCGGCGAATCCCGGTCCGGGCGACCGGTTCGCCGATCTCGCACCGGTCGAGCTCCCGGACTGA
- a CDS encoding TetR/AcrR family transcriptional regulator, giving the protein MSTDPAPKWRRLEPDERREQIYACAARLFGERPYSEVSTSDIAAAAGVARGLINHYFGTKRELYLEIVRRALTVPRLAVQILPDGPLEMRVDAAINWLLDMVRGQEKLWLAAIAPEGIGRDPEVDRIVAEADRASADRVLEAVGLSRESAHGEQLNAAVRAFAGMVKAAGREWLVHGSLDRHQVHTLLSKSLVTVVAQVFPAIQHAPRH; this is encoded by the coding sequence ATGAGCACCGACCCGGCGCCGAAGTGGCGGAGACTCGAACCGGACGAGCGCAGGGAGCAGATCTACGCCTGCGCGGCGCGGCTGTTCGGCGAACGTCCGTACTCGGAAGTGTCCACTTCGGACATCGCAGCCGCGGCGGGGGTGGCGCGCGGGCTGATCAACCACTACTTCGGCACGAAACGGGAGCTGTACCTGGAAATCGTGCGGCGCGCGCTGACCGTGCCGCGGCTCGCCGTGCAGATCCTGCCGGACGGCCCGCTGGAAATGCGGGTCGACGCGGCCATCAACTGGCTGCTGGACATGGTGCGCGGGCAGGAGAAGCTCTGGCTCGCCGCGATCGCGCCGGAGGGCATCGGCCGTGACCCGGAGGTGGACCGGATCGTCGCCGAGGCGGACCGCGCCTCGGCGGACCGGGTGCTGGAAGCGGTCGGGCTGTCCAGGGAAAGCGCGCACGGCGAGCAGCTCAACGCCGCGGTGCGCGCGTTCGCCGGCATGGTGAAGGCGGCCGGCCGGGAGTGGCTGGTGCATGGCTCGCTGGACCGGCACCAGGTGCACACGCTGCTGAGCAAATCGCTGGTGACCGTGGTGGCGCAGGTCTTCCCGGCGATCCAGCACGCGCCGCGGCACTGA
- a CDS encoding TetR/AcrR family transcriptional regulator: MPVSPECPRSRSGTLTAEKVIDAAVALTVERGLDNWTLRQLAAAIGAYPAVVYHHVGDRDAVVCAVLDRVVGQLELPDGELGWQEWFAELLSGLRDLLRRHPGTARRMATFGPSVEAAAPTLNQGVRMLLDAGFGEESPLAYTLLTATACQFVALEDDRNCSPALRLNTTDDYAAYRDRDDLPGMAEHGRAMHRLLTDPEHAASYHSRLFDAAVGRCLDGLACRLAQLRAG, encoded by the coding sequence ATGCCCGTTTCTCCGGAGTGCCCCCGGTCCCGTTCGGGCACGCTCACCGCGGAGAAGGTGATCGACGCGGCGGTGGCGCTGACCGTCGAGCGCGGCTTGGACAACTGGACGCTGCGTCAGCTGGCCGCGGCGATCGGTGCGTACCCGGCGGTCGTGTACCACCATGTCGGCGACCGCGACGCGGTGGTGTGCGCGGTGCTGGACCGCGTGGTCGGCCAGCTGGAGCTCCCGGACGGCGAACTGGGCTGGCAGGAGTGGTTCGCCGAGTTGCTGTCCGGGCTGCGCGATCTGCTGCGCCGGCATCCGGGCACCGCGCGCCGGATGGCGACGTTCGGACCGTCTGTCGAAGCGGCCGCACCGACCCTGAACCAGGGGGTGCGGATGCTGCTCGACGCCGGTTTCGGCGAGGAGAGCCCGTTGGCGTACACGCTTCTCACCGCCACCGCGTGCCAGTTCGTCGCGCTGGAGGACGACCGCAACTGCAGCCCGGCGTTGCGGCTGAACACCACCGACGACTACGCCGCGTACCGCGACCGCGACGATCTGCCCGGCATGGCCGAGCACGGCCGGGCGATGCATCGGCTGCTCACGGATCCGGAGCACGCCGCCAGCTACCACTCGCGGCTGTTCGACGCCGCGGTCGGCCGCTGCCTCGACGGGCTAGCTTGCCGTCTTGCGCAATTGCGGGCCGGCTGA
- a CDS encoding alpha/beta fold hydrolase, whose product MPRAQANGLELEYDTFGDPARPPVVLVMGLGAQMITWEEGFCELVASRGFFVVRFDNRDAGLSTWLDELGEPAIPDIVAGTAEPPYRLSDFADDTVGLFDALGFAKAHVVGASMGGMIVQQLAIDHPGRLLSVTSIMSTTGDPSVGQISPAALATLTGAPATTREAAIEQSIANYRVTGSPGYPATEEFLRHKATRGYDRARHPVGMQRQAAAVAASGDRTERLRAVAVPAVVVHGDADPMIDVSGGKATAAAIPDAELVVFPGMGHDLPEPLWPDIVDAIVRATARSA is encoded by the coding sequence ATGCCACGCGCGCAGGCCAACGGCCTCGAACTCGAATACGACACGTTCGGCGACCCGGCACGGCCGCCGGTCGTGCTGGTGATGGGGCTCGGCGCCCAGATGATCACCTGGGAGGAGGGTTTCTGCGAGCTGGTCGCGAGCCGCGGCTTCTTCGTCGTCCGGTTCGACAACCGCGACGCCGGTCTGTCCACTTGGCTGGACGAGCTGGGCGAACCGGCGATCCCGGACATCGTCGCGGGCACCGCCGAGCCGCCGTACCGGCTTTCCGACTTCGCCGACGACACGGTCGGGCTGTTCGACGCGCTCGGCTTCGCCAAGGCGCACGTGGTGGGCGCGTCGATGGGCGGGATGATCGTGCAGCAGCTCGCGATCGACCACCCGGGCCGGCTGCTGAGCGTCACGTCGATCATGTCGACCACGGGCGACCCGTCGGTCGGCCAGATCTCCCCGGCCGCGTTGGCGACGCTCACCGGCGCCCCCGCGACGACGCGCGAAGCCGCGATCGAGCAGAGCATCGCGAACTACCGGGTGACCGGCTCGCCCGGGTATCCGGCGACCGAGGAGTTCTTGCGGCACAAGGCGACCCGCGGCTACGACCGGGCTCGGCATCCGGTCGGGATGCAGCGCCAGGCGGCCGCGGTCGCGGCTTCCGGCGACCGCACCGAGCGACTGCGCGCCGTCGCGGTGCCGGCCGTCGTGGTGCACGGCGACGCGGATCCGATGATCGACGTCAGCGGCGGCAAGGCCACCGCGGCCGCGATCCCGGACGCGGAACTGGTCGTTTTCCCCGGAATGGGCCACGACCTGCCCGAACCGCTCTGGCCGGACATTGTGGACGCCATCGTCCGGGCAACTGCCCGATCCGCCTGA
- a CDS encoding DUF5302 domain-containing protein, whose protein sequence is MSEAQPAPSDEEGDVKRKFREALERKQAKAREGAAHENAGQSGQHAHGPAANKRTFRRKSG, encoded by the coding sequence ATGAGTGAAGCGCAACCGGCACCCAGCGACGAGGAGGGCGACGTCAAGCGGAAGTTCCGCGAGGCGCTCGAGCGCAAGCAGGCGAAGGCCCGCGAGGGCGCCGCCCACGAGAACGCCGGGCAGTCCGGCCAGCACGCGCACGGGCCCGCCGCGAACAAGCGCACGTTCCGTCGCAAGAGCGGCTGA
- a CDS encoding Glu/Leu/Phe/Val dehydrogenase dimerization domain-containing protein yields MTDGVFGRHSGHEQVVYCHDEASGLKAIIGIYSTALGPALGGTRFYPYATEDAALDDVLALSKGMAYKNALAGLDLGGGKAVILGDPSTLKSEALLRAYGRFVESLGGRYITACDMGTYVHDMDIVARETRHVTGRSPEDGGAGDSSVLTAFGVYQGMRASAEQMWGTPELGGRRVGVAGVGKVGHLLVGHLVEAGAHVVVTDVAEQAVERTRAAYRGVEVVSDVDAMIGAELDVFAPCAMGGVLTDETVAALRAQIVCGAANNQLAHPGVDKLLNDRGILFAPDYLVNAGGVIQVDDERHGFDFARAQRKTAAIFDTTKAVYELAKADGVPPAAAADRLAERRMADVGRLRSILTV; encoded by the coding sequence GTGACCGACGGAGTGTTCGGACGGCACAGCGGCCATGAACAGGTCGTGTACTGCCACGACGAGGCCAGCGGGCTGAAAGCCATCATCGGCATCTACTCCACCGCTCTGGGCCCGGCCCTGGGCGGCACTCGGTTCTACCCGTACGCCACCGAGGACGCCGCGCTCGACGACGTCCTCGCGCTCTCCAAGGGAATGGCGTACAAGAACGCGCTCGCCGGGCTTGACCTGGGCGGCGGCAAGGCCGTCATCCTCGGCGACCCGAGCACCCTCAAGTCCGAAGCGCTCCTGCGCGCCTACGGCCGGTTCGTCGAATCGCTCGGCGGCCGCTACATCACCGCCTGCGATATGGGCACCTACGTGCACGACATGGACATCGTCGCCCGCGAGACCCGCCACGTCACCGGCCGCTCGCCGGAAGACGGCGGCGCGGGCGACTCTTCGGTGCTCACCGCTTTCGGCGTGTACCAGGGCATGCGTGCCTCCGCGGAGCAGATGTGGGGCACTCCCGAGCTGGGCGGACGGCGCGTCGGCGTCGCGGGCGTCGGCAAAGTGGGGCACCTCCTGGTCGGCCACCTGGTGGAGGCGGGTGCGCACGTCGTCGTCACGGACGTCGCGGAGCAGGCCGTGGAGCGCACCCGTGCGGCATACCGAGGCGTCGAGGTGGTGTCCGATGTGGACGCGATGATCGGCGCCGAGCTGGACGTCTTCGCGCCGTGCGCGATGGGCGGCGTGCTCACCGACGAGACGGTGGCCGCGCTGCGCGCGCAGATCGTCTGCGGGGCGGCCAACAACCAGCTCGCGCATCCCGGCGTGGACAAGCTGCTCAACGACCGCGGCATCCTGTTCGCGCCGGACTACCTGGTCAACGCCGGCGGCGTGATCCAGGTGGACGACGAGCGGCACGGCTTCGACTTCGCCCGCGCCCAGCGCAAGACGGCGGCCATCTTCGACACCACTAAAGCGGTGTACGAACTCGCGAAGGCCGACGGAGTGCCCCCGGCCGCCGCGGCGGACCGGCTGGCCGAGCGCCGGATGGCGGACGTCGGGCGGCTGCGGTCGATCCTGACTGTGTAG
- a CDS encoding kynureninase — MTTLESLRAKDNALAPHYSRFRVADRLLLSAHSHQAWPDVAEEGLREAFADAAEEVDEKWGRAFAKADRLRDGFRQWLSDPHGDYALGQNTHELVLRFLSAIELRKRPRLVTTDGEFHTLRRQLARLAEEGVEVVRVPAAPVATLAERLADQVDDRTAAVLASAVLFETSWIVPGLAHLADTCRSRSVELVVDAYHAVGAVPFLLHDLGLTNAWVLGGGYKYLQLGEGNCFLRLPAHAQELRPVITGWYAEFGALADERRPGEVAYAPGGDRFAGATYDPSSHYRAVRVQEFFAGQGLTAEFLREVSLHQVGLLARRFDELGLRDDVVTRDRETPAEGFGGFLSLRSPVAGQLCERLAARGVRTDSRGHYLRFGPAPYLSDEQLETAMSTLREAVADLG; from the coding sequence GTGACCACACTGGAATCCCTGCGCGCCAAGGACAACGCGCTCGCCCCGCATTACTCCAGGTTCCGCGTCGCGGACCGGCTGCTGCTGTCCGCGCATTCGCACCAGGCGTGGCCGGACGTGGCCGAAGAAGGCTTGCGCGAAGCGTTCGCCGACGCCGCGGAGGAAGTGGACGAGAAGTGGGGCCGGGCGTTCGCGAAGGCGGACCGGCTGCGCGACGGGTTCCGCCAGTGGCTGTCGGACCCGCACGGCGACTACGCGCTCGGCCAGAACACCCACGAGCTCGTGCTGCGGTTCCTGTCCGCGATCGAGCTGAGGAAGCGGCCGCGGCTGGTGACCACGGACGGCGAGTTCCACACGCTGCGCCGCCAGCTGGCGCGGCTGGCCGAGGAAGGCGTCGAGGTGGTCCGGGTGCCCGCGGCCCCGGTCGCGACCCTGGCTGAACGGCTGGCCGACCAGGTGGACGACCGGACCGCCGCGGTGCTCGCCTCGGCGGTGCTGTTCGAGACGTCCTGGATCGTGCCTGGCCTCGCGCACCTGGCCGACACCTGCCGCAGCCGGTCGGTCGAGTTGGTGGTCGATGCCTACCACGCGGTCGGCGCGGTCCCGTTCCTGCTGCACGACCTCGGCCTCACCAACGCTTGGGTGCTCGGCGGCGGATACAAGTACCTCCAGCTCGGCGAAGGCAACTGCTTCCTGCGGCTGCCCGCGCACGCGCAGGAGCTGCGCCCGGTCATTACCGGCTGGTACGCGGAATTCGGCGCGCTCGCGGACGAACGACGGCCGGGCGAAGTCGCGTACGCGCCCGGCGGCGACCGGTTCGCCGGTGCGACGTACGACCCGTCGAGCCATTACCGGGCAGTACGGGTGCAGGAGTTCTTCGCCGGACAGGGGCTCACCGCGGAGTTCCTGCGCGAGGTGTCGCTGCATCAGGTCGGGCTGCTGGCCCGGCGCTTCGACGAGCTGGGACTGCGCGACGACGTTGTCACGCGGGACCGCGAGACCCCGGCCGAGGGCTTCGGCGGCTTCCTTTCGTTGCGCAGCCCGGTCGCCGGGCAGCTGTGCGAGCGACTGGCCGCGCGCGGCGTCCGCACCGACAGCCGCGGGCACTACCTGCGTTTCGGCCCCGCGCCGTACCTGTCGGATGAACAACTCGAGACGGCGATGTCCACGCTCCGGGAAGCTGTGGCAGATCTCGGGTGA
- a CDS encoding tryptophan 2,3-dioxygenase, whose protein sequence is MTGTSDTQAALSYTSYLALDEVLAAQRPRSEEHDELLFIVIHQVYELWFKQILHEAAFLQENLEAGNTAHSIRTLRRILTVLKVVVAQIDVLETMTPSQFASFRARLDASSGFQSGQFRELEAVLGRRDERVFAHYPDGGEQRTRIAGAMARPSVFDSFLTYLSGHGYPVDTSRDVTRPLEPSAELQEVLLKVYHDDGGPSVVAEALVDLDEGLQEWRYRHVKMVERTIGDKTGTGGSSGAAYLRTTLFAPMFPDLWAVRSRL, encoded by the coding sequence ATGACCGGAACCAGCGACACCCAAGCGGCGCTGAGCTACACGTCCTATCTGGCACTGGACGAGGTGCTGGCCGCGCAGCGGCCGCGCTCGGAGGAGCACGACGAACTGCTGTTCATCGTGATCCACCAGGTCTACGAGCTGTGGTTCAAGCAGATCCTGCACGAGGCCGCGTTCCTGCAGGAGAACCTGGAAGCGGGCAACACCGCGCACTCGATCCGCACGCTGCGCCGCATCCTCACCGTGCTGAAGGTGGTGGTCGCGCAGATCGACGTGCTGGAGACGATGACGCCCAGCCAGTTCGCCAGCTTCCGCGCCCGGCTCGACGCGTCCAGCGGCTTCCAGTCCGGCCAGTTCCGCGAATTGGAGGCGGTGCTCGGCCGTCGGGACGAGCGGGTGTTCGCGCACTACCCGGACGGCGGCGAGCAGCGCACCCGGATCGCCGGCGCGATGGCGCGCCCCTCTGTGTTCGACTCGTTCCTGACCTACCTGTCCGGCCACGGCTACCCGGTGGACACCAGCCGCGACGTGACCCGTCCGCTGGAGCCGTCCGCCGAACTGCAGGAAGTGCTGCTGAAGGTGTACCACGACGACGGCGGGCCGTCGGTGGTCGCCGAAGCGCTGGTGGACCTCGACGAGGGCCTGCAGGAATGGCGTTACCGGCACGTGAAGATGGTCGAGCGGACGATCGGCGACAAGACCGGCACCGGCGGCTCGTCCGGCGCGGCTTACCTGCGCACCACCCTGTTCGCGCCGATGTTCCCGGACCTGTGGGCCGTCCGGAGCCGGCTGTGA
- a CDS encoding PaaX family transcriptional regulator, with protein MTLLGSYVRPRETRRVWSGGLVALLHELGFSDGAARIALTRLVRRGLLSRHRDGRLVHYSLTPRTVALLDAGDRRIFGLGRRAEPAGTWTVLWQNIPETRRQSRERLVRRLRFLGFGPVQDGTWLAPHDREEEVLALLAELDVEEHAGLMLGSPSKALDVRRLAGRAWDLDGLSARYAAFVAEFGDCPIDLDDASAFAVRTRLVHTYREFPSLDPELPADLIPAPGTRAAAVKLFHDLYAALAPPAQRHFDQALSTR; from the coding sequence ATGACGCTGCTGGGCAGCTACGTGCGCCCGCGCGAGACGCGTCGCGTGTGGTCCGGCGGCCTGGTCGCGCTGCTGCACGAGCTGGGGTTCTCGGACGGTGCGGCGCGGATCGCGCTGACCCGGCTGGTGCGCCGCGGCCTGCTGTCGCGGCACCGCGACGGACGGCTGGTGCACTACTCGCTGACCCCGCGCACAGTCGCCCTGCTGGACGCGGGGGACCGGCGGATCTTCGGCCTCGGCCGCCGCGCCGAACCGGCCGGCACCTGGACCGTGCTGTGGCAGAACATCCCGGAAACCCGCCGCCAGTCCCGGGAACGGCTGGTGCGGCGGCTGCGGTTCCTCGGGTTCGGCCCGGTCCAGGACGGCACCTGGCTGGCCCCGCACGACCGCGAGGAGGAGGTGCTCGCGCTGCTCGCCGAACTCGATGTCGAAGAGCACGCGGGCCTGATGCTCGGCTCGCCGTCGAAGGCGCTCGACGTCCGCCGCTTGGCCGGCCGCGCCTGGGACCTGGACGGCCTCTCCGCCCGCTACGCCGCGTTCGTCGCCGAATTCGGCGACTGCCCGATCGACCTGGACGACGCGTCCGCGTTCGCCGTGCGCACCCGGCTCGTGCACACCTACCGCGAATTCCCTTCACTCGACCCGGAACTGCCCGCCGACTTGATTCCCGCGCCGGGCACCCGGGCCGCGGCGGTCAAGCTGTTCCACGATCTCTACGCCGCGCTCGCCCCACCCGCGCAGCGCCATTTCGACCAAGCCCTGTCCACGAGATGA
- a CDS encoding SDR family NAD(P)-dependent oxidoreductase, with the protein MSSFSERVVVITGGTRGIGAAVAERFRRAGATVHSPGRADCDVTDESAVQAYFAQVGPVDVLVNNAGVSSSAPLAKTSVDEWRGQFEVNATGAFLCTRAVLPGMRERDFGRIVTVASTAGLAGARYTSGYTASKHAAVGLMRAVAAEVAGTGITSNAVCPAFVRTDMTAASISRIQERTGRDEAAAESALAAATPLGRLLEPDEIAFAVAFFADPAAAAINGQTLVLDGGGIQK; encoded by the coding sequence GTGAGCAGTTTTTCCGAGCGCGTGGTCGTGATCACCGGCGGCACCCGGGGCATCGGCGCGGCCGTCGCCGAACGGTTCCGGCGAGCCGGCGCGACCGTGCACTCCCCCGGCCGCGCCGACTGCGACGTCACCGACGAATCCGCCGTCCAGGCGTATTTCGCCCAGGTCGGACCGGTGGACGTCCTGGTGAACAACGCGGGGGTTTCGTCGAGCGCACCGCTGGCGAAGACATCGGTCGACGAGTGGCGCGGCCAGTTCGAGGTGAACGCGACCGGCGCGTTCCTGTGCACCCGTGCGGTGCTGCCGGGCATGCGCGAACGCGACTTCGGGCGGATCGTGACCGTCGCCTCGACCGCCGGTCTCGCGGGAGCGCGCTACACCTCGGGCTACACCGCGTCCAAGCACGCGGCGGTCGGCCTGATGCGGGCCGTGGCGGCGGAGGTCGCCGGCACCGGCATCACGTCGAACGCGGTGTGCCCGGCGTTCGTCCGCACCGACATGACCGCGGCGTCGATCAGCCGGATCCAGGAGCGCACCGGCCGCGACGAAGCCGCCGCCGAATCCGCGCTCGCCGCCGCCACGCCGCTCGGCCGGTTGCTCGAACCAGACGAAATCGCTTTCGCGGTCGCGTTTTTCGCCGACCCGGCGGCGGCCGCGATCAACGGACAGACCCTCGTACTCGACGGTGGAGGAATCCAGAAATGA
- a CDS encoding enoyl-CoA hydratase family protein → MSPFRASAPITESWEHFEFTVDDGVATVTFDRPEKLNALTFDVYADLRDLVAELPHRGDVRVLVLTGKGRGFCSGGDVEEIIGELQKMDTAELLEFTRMTGAVVKAMRETPIPIIAAINGVAAGAGSVLALASDFRLLAESAKFAFLFTKVGLAGADMGSAYLLPRLVGLGRATELLMLGDKLPAARAEAIGLANRVVPDDELAGEAATLARRLADGPALAYSTTKVLLTRELDSDLGSSIELEAITQALLMTAKDHREFYAAWSAGRSPQWTGR, encoded by the coding sequence ATGAGCCCGTTCCGAGCCAGCGCCCCGATCACGGAATCGTGGGAGCACTTCGAGTTCACGGTGGACGACGGGGTCGCGACGGTGACCTTCGACCGGCCGGAGAAGCTCAACGCGCTCACCTTCGACGTGTACGCCGACCTGCGCGACCTCGTCGCCGAACTGCCGCACCGCGGCGACGTGCGGGTGCTCGTGCTGACCGGGAAGGGCCGCGGGTTCTGCTCCGGCGGCGACGTCGAGGAAATCATCGGCGAACTGCAGAAAATGGACACCGCCGAACTGCTGGAGTTCACCCGGATGACCGGCGCGGTGGTGAAAGCCATGCGCGAGACGCCGATCCCGATCATCGCCGCGATCAACGGCGTCGCCGCGGGCGCCGGTTCGGTGCTCGCGCTGGCCAGCGACTTCCGGCTGCTGGCCGAATCGGCGAAGTTCGCCTTCCTGTTCACGAAGGTCGGGCTGGCCGGCGCGGACATGGGCTCGGCGTACCTGCTGCCGCGCCTCGTCGGACTGGGCCGGGCGACGGAGCTGCTGATGCTGGGCGACAAACTCCCCGCTGCCCGCGCCGAGGCGATCGGGCTGGCGAACCGGGTGGTGCCGGACGACGAACTCGCCGGGGAAGCCGCGACGCTGGCCCGCCGGCTCGCGGACGGGCCCGCGCTGGCGTACTCCACGACGAAGGTGCTGCTGACCCGCGAACTCGACAGTGATCTGGGCAGCTCGATCGAACTGGAGGCGATCACCCAGGCGCTGCTGATGACCGCCAAGGACCACCGGGAGTTCTACGCCGCCTGGTCGGCCGGGCGCAGTCCACAGTGGACGGGCCGCTGA
- a CDS encoding SMP-30/gluconolactonase/LRE family protein, producing the protein MRFGEVTVVPVNGHGPEDVVVDSEGRVYTGVDDGRILRVSPDGRRIDLLGDTGGRPLGLELYGDDELLICDARAGLLTMPRSGGEVTTLATSGAGLDFVFCNNAAVAADGTIYFTDSSRRFGIDNWRDDLIEQTGGGRLLRRTPDGQIDLLADGLQFANGVALPPDESFVAVAETGACQVQRIWLTGARAGERDLLIGDLPGFPDNIATGSDGLIWVTEASPRVPALDVARRLPAPLRAAIRALPASMQPAPKRQVGAVAVAPDGTVVHEFRGEIPGFHLLVGIREYHGRLWFGSLEENAIAYTDL; encoded by the coding sequence GTGCGGTTCGGTGAGGTCACGGTCGTGCCGGTGAACGGGCACGGGCCGGAAGACGTGGTCGTGGACAGCGAAGGCCGGGTGTACACCGGCGTGGACGACGGCCGGATCCTGCGGGTCTCGCCGGACGGACGGCGGATCGACCTGCTCGGCGACACCGGCGGCCGCCCGCTCGGCCTGGAGTTGTACGGCGACGACGAACTGCTGATCTGCGATGCCCGCGCGGGCCTGCTGACCATGCCGAGGTCCGGTGGCGAGGTGACGACGCTGGCCACCTCCGGCGCCGGGCTGGACTTCGTGTTCTGCAACAACGCCGCCGTCGCCGCGGACGGCACGATCTACTTCACGGATTCCTCGCGGCGCTTCGGCATCGACAACTGGCGCGACGATCTGATCGAGCAGACCGGCGGCGGACGGCTGCTGCGCCGCACACCGGACGGTCAGATCGATCTGCTCGCCGACGGCCTGCAGTTCGCGAACGGCGTCGCGCTGCCGCCGGACGAGTCCTTCGTGGCGGTCGCCGAAACCGGGGCCTGCCAGGTCCAGCGGATCTGGCTGACCGGTGCGCGAGCCGGCGAGCGCGACCTGCTGATCGGCGACCTGCCCGGTTTCCCGGACAACATCGCGACCGGTTCGGACGGCCTGATCTGGGTCACCGAGGCCAGCCCGCGCGTGCCCGCGCTCGACGTCGCCCGCCGGCTGCCCGCCCCGCTGCGCGCGGCGATCAGGGCGCTGCCGGCGTCGATGCAGCCCGCGCCGAAGCGGCAGGTCGGCGCGGTCGCGGTCGCGCCGGACGGGACGGTCGTGCACGAGTTCCGCGGTGAGATCCCGGGATTCCACCTGCTGGTCGGCATCCGCGAGTACCACGGCCGGTTGTGGTTCGGCTCCCTGGAAGAAAACGCGATCGCCTACACCGACTTGTGA